The Silene latifolia isolate original U9 population unplaced genomic scaffold, ASM4854445v1 chrun_scaffold_16, whole genome shotgun sequence genome includes a region encoding these proteins:
- the LOC141637212 gene encoding uncharacterized protein LOC141637212 — protein MNVEMKFSKFLDMLKKLEVSLPFTEVVTQMPLYTKFLKDVLTKKRSIGGDGLVALRGQCSAVLLNPMPEKLQDPGIFSIPCMVGNVSIKKALCDLGASVSILPLPIARRVGSNDMIPTSMTLQLADRSVQRPMGVIEDMPVKVGNFYFPADFVLLDIPEDQQTPIILGRPFLAT, from the coding sequence ATGAATGTAGAGATGAAGTTCTCTAAATTCTTGGATATGTTGAAGAAACTCGAAGTTTCACTACCTTTCACCGAGGTAGTGACACAAATGCCACTCTACACAAAATTTTTGAAGGATGTGTTGACAAAGAAGAGAAGCATTGGAGGAGATGGTCTAGTGGCTCTTAGAGGGCAATGTAGTGCGGTCTTACTCAATCCCATGCCGGAGAAACTACAAGATCCGGGTATTTTTTCCATCCCTTGCATGGTGGGTAATGTGAGCATTAAGAAGGCACTTTGTGACCTTGGTGCTAGTGTTAGCATACTTCCTCTTCCCATTGCAAGGAGAGTCGGGTCTAATGACATGATCCCTACCTCCATGACATTACAACTAGCCGATAGATCGGTACAAAGACCGATGGGTGTGATTGAGGATATGCCGGTTAAGGTGGGCAACTTCTACTTCCCGGCGGATTTCGTATTACTTGACATCCCGGAGGATCAACAAACGCctattatattaggaagaccctTCCTAGCAACCTGA